Proteins found in one Clostridium butyricum genomic segment:
- a CDS encoding Imm30 family immunity protein: protein MDILECVKILKENKKLSNNAEIEKFEDAIENILTTNKFEYLYCGFEDATEDEEVMYGLVHAIESYYGIIQKEQYFSVFINETQKIVSEAKEWVKLMNIRILNDDESLEQYIATAQKCNNTVKNFLQDIMKEVLLEDTELFSKPVSKFINGIK from the coding sequence ATGGACATTTTAGAATGTGTTAAAATATTAAAGGAAAATAAAAAACTTAGCAATAATGCTGAAATAGAAAAATTTGAAGATGCAATAGAAAATATACTTACTACTAATAAATTTGAGTATTTATATTGTGGATTTGAAGATGCAACAGAAGATGAAGAAGTAATGTATGGTCTAGTTCATGCTATTGAATCATATTATGGAATAATACAAAAAGAACAATACTTTTCTGTATTTATAAATGAAACCCAAAAAATAGTTAGTGAAGCTAAAGAATGGGTTAAATTGATGAATATACGTATATTAAATGATGATGAAAGTCTAGAACAATATATAGCAACTGCCCAAAAGTGTAATAATACAGTTAAAAATTTTCTTCAAGATATAATGAAAGAGGTGCTTTTAGAGGATACTGAACTATTTAGTAAGCCTGTATCAAAATTTATAAATGGGATAAAATAG
- a CDS encoding EndoU domain-containing protein, with translation MLKILRIALKHILEGEINKRGKAVGFHYEGFPTTKGSVIEGTKSIPDDLGVYTGKVEVSGIPKISNGGQSTFFPGNWTSQDVVDAINEAYVNKTFVRGNTYIGTLSTGMKIEMFIDQCGNIISAYPKF, from the coding sequence ATACTGAAAATTTTAAGGATTGCTTTAAAACATATTTTAGAAGGTGAAATCAATAAAAGAGGAAAAGCTGTAGGATTTCATTATGAAGGATTTCCTACAACAAAAGGGAGTGTAATTGAAGGAACTAAATCTATTCCAGATGATTTAGGAGTATATACAGGAAAAGTTGAAGTAAGTGGGATACCTAAGATATCAAATGGAGGACAATCAACATTCTTTCCAGGAAACTGGACATCTCAAGATGTAGTAGATGCAATTAATGAAGCTTATGTAAATAAAACTTTTGTTAGAGGTAATACTTATATAGGTACACTATCTACAGGTATGAAAATTGAAATGTTTATAGATCAATGTGGAAATATAATATCTGCATATCCAAAATTTTAG
- a CDS encoding IS110 family transposase yields MYIVGIDIGKNNHEATIINETGVIIGKSIKFTNSHSGANKLIEQINKNIGNENVVFGLEATGHYWLSLYSFLLEKSYLINVINPIQSDSFRNLYIRQTKNDTKDSFIIAEVIRFGRFTTTQLADEKILSLRQLCRFRLSLVDSVSELKCRIITVLDQVFPEYEKLFSDTWAISSKKLLEKYQTPEEILELDTSKLAEFLKEHSRGQLGLAKAEKIQEAAQNTFGIKFAQDAFKFQLKQLIKQVLFIEDQIKDLDSEIEIYYNQFDCHLESIPGIGKVTAAIILSEIGDVTRFKSAKALVAYAGIDPTVKQSGQFLANNNKMSKRGSPYLRRALFLCASTCTLHESPLNNYYTKKRSEGKHHLTAVRAVAHKLTHIIFAILRDNKDYEPVS; encoded by the coding sequence ATGTATATCGTAGGTATTGATATTGGTAAAAATAATCATGAAGCTACTATTATTAATGAAACTGGCGTTATTATCGGTAAATCAATTAAATTTACTAACTCGCATAGCGGAGCTAATAAACTTATTGAACAAATTAATAAAAACATAGGAAATGAAAATGTTGTTTTTGGACTTGAGGCTACTGGTCATTACTGGCTTTCTCTTTATTCTTTTCTTTTAGAAAAGAGCTACCTAATTAATGTTATTAATCCTATTCAATCTGATAGTTTTAGAAATCTTTATATCAGACAGACAAAAAATGATACTAAAGATTCTTTTATTATTGCTGAAGTTATTAGATTTGGAAGGTTTACAACTACTCAGTTAGCTGATGAAAAAATACTTTCATTAAGACAGTTGTGTAGATTTAGACTATCTTTAGTAGATAGTGTTTCTGAACTTAAATGTAGGATTATAACAGTTCTTGATCAGGTATTTCCTGAATATGAAAAGTTATTTTCTGATACTTGGGCCATTAGCTCTAAAAAATTATTAGAAAAATATCAAACTCCTGAAGAAATTCTTGAACTTGATACAAGTAAATTAGCAGAATTTCTAAAAGAACATAGTCGTGGACAGCTTGGCCTTGCCAAAGCGGAAAAAATACAAGAAGCCGCTCAAAATACTTTTGGAATTAAGTTTGCTCAAGATGCTTTTAAATTTCAACTTAAGCAGTTAATTAAGCAAGTTTTATTTATTGAGGATCAAATTAAAGATTTAGATTCTGAAATTGAAATTTATTATAATCAATTTGATTGTCATCTTGAATCTATACCTGGAATAGGTAAAGTTACTGCTGCAATTATCCTTAGCGAAATTGGTGATGTAACTAGGTTTAAAAGCGCTAAAGCATTAGTTGCTTATGCTGGTATTGATCCTACTGTAAAACAATCAGGACAATTTTTAGCCAATAATAATAAAATGTCAAAGCGTGGTTCTCCTTATCTTAGAAGGGCTTTATTCCTATGTGCTTCAACTTGTACCTTACACGAAAGTCCTCTTAATAATTATTACACTAAAAAACGTAGTGAAGGTAAGCATCATCTCACTGCCGTGAGAGCGGTAGCTCATAAGCTTACACATATTATTTTTGCTATCTTAAGAGATAATAAGGACTATGAACCAGTGTCATAA
- a CDS encoding pentapeptide repeat-containing protein, producing MSNREAIEYEEFNNVDFSFKSYNDMDMTGIYSENVVFKACEFQGTYMNDCTFSKCNFGSSTFFHAGISDCNFDNCNLKGCDMEEAVLNVSYCKGSCFDDINISNGELGGTMLINCSMKNAVITNVDAEGVVFDNTDLSGTDFSNSNLKKASFLNAKLDNIIWKGADISEAKFDLGVIEKIEKLIE from the coding sequence ATGAGTAATAGAGAAGCAATAGAATACGAAGAATTTAATAATGTAGATTTTTCATTTAAATCTTATAATGATATGGATATGACAGGGATATATTCAGAAAATGTAGTATTTAAAGCATGTGAATTTCAAGGTACTTATATGAATGATTGTACGTTTAGTAAATGCAATTTTGGGAGCTCAACTTTTTTTCATGCTGGTATATCTGATTGTAATTTTGATAATTGCAATTTAAAAGGATGTGATATGGAGGAAGCAGTACTTAATGTTAGCTATTGTAAGGGGAGCTGCTTTGATGATATAAATATATCAAATGGTGAGCTTGGCGGTACGATGTTAATTAACTGTAGTATGAAAAATGCAGTTATAACTAATGTGGATGCAGAAGGTGTAGTATTTGATAATACAGATTTAAGTGGAACTGATTTTAGTAATAGCAACTTAAAAAAAGCAAGTTTTCTTAATGCAAAATTAGATAATATTATATGGAAAGGTGCAGATATCAGTGAAGCAAAGTTTGATCTAGGAGTGATAGAAAAAATAGAAAAGCTTATAGAATAA
- a CDS encoding iron-containing alcohol dehydrogenase yields MAYEFSLPKKTIMGENALEASGETLKSFGEKAFIVSGKVVTKMGTVKILTDYLTELDIKFEIFNDITGEPTDTMIEAGVKAYKDAGCDFCIAIGGGSPLDSGKAIAAMTELEGNICDYMGTSIEGKFPKLVLIPTTAGTGSEATKFSIITDTKNNVKMLLKGEALLPDLAIIDYKFSMTSPKSVTAATGMDALTHAVEAYTSKKANPLTDTYALSAIKRVFKYLPIVYKDGENKKAREEMALAAYEAGVCINNSSVTLVHGMSRPIGALFHVAHGISNAMLIKECLSYVIDGSYEKFANIARVINEDNDNLSDKEASEEFINELDKICNICEIPTLKEYGINKDEFYKLMDKMAEDAMNSGSPSNTIKNISKQDLINIYEKLWK; encoded by the coding sequence ATGGCATATGAATTTAGTCTGCCAAAGAAAACAATAATGGGAGAAAATGCGTTAGAAGCCAGTGGTGAAACATTAAAGAGCTTCGGTGAAAAGGCATTTATAGTATCAGGAAAAGTTGTAACTAAAATGGGAACAGTTAAGATACTTACTGACTATCTGACAGAACTAGATATTAAATTTGAAATATTTAATGATATTACAGGAGAGCCTACAGATACGATGATTGAAGCAGGGGTAAAGGCATATAAGGATGCTGGATGTGATTTCTGTATAGCAATAGGTGGAGGAAGTCCATTAGACAGTGGTAAAGCAATTGCAGCAATGACAGAATTGGAAGGAAATATATGCGATTATATGGGAACTTCAATAGAAGGAAAATTTCCAAAGCTAGTACTTATACCAACTACAGCTGGAACAGGATCAGAAGCGACTAAGTTTTCAATTATAACCGATACAAAAAATAATGTAAAAATGCTTTTAAAGGGTGAAGCATTACTTCCAGATCTTGCAATTATAGATTATAAATTTTCAATGACATCACCCAAAAGTGTTACAGCAGCTACAGGAATGGATGCATTAACTCATGCAGTTGAGGCATATACATCAAAAAAAGCAAATCCATTAACAGATACCTATGCTTTATCTGCAATTAAGAGAGTATTTAAGTACCTTCCTATAGTTTATAAAGATGGTGAAAACAAAAAAGCAAGAGAGGAAATGGCACTTGCAGCTTATGAAGCTGGTGTATGTATTAATAATTCATCAGTAACTCTTGTTCATGGAATGAGCAGACCTATAGGTGCTTTATTTCACGTAGCTCATGGAATTTCAAATGCTATGCTTATAAAAGAATGTCTATCTTATGTTATTGATGGGTCCTATGAAAAATTTGCAAATATTGCAAGAGTAATAAATGAAGATAATGATAATTTAAGTGATAAGGAAGCATCAGAAGAATTTATAAATGAGCTTGATAAGATATGTAACATATGTGAAATTCCAACCTTAAAAGAATATGGAATTAATAAAGATGAATTTTATAAATTAATGGATAAAATGGCGGAAGACGCTATGAACAGTGGTAGCCCTTCAAATACAATAAAAAATATAAGCAAGCAGGATTTAATAAATATATATGAAAAGTTGTGGAAGTAA
- a CDS encoding M20/M25/M40 family metallo-hydrolase: MTTAIMTCSKERLDDKIRIFSKFGDSGKGTITRLSLSPEEIEAREELCKRCRNLGMEIKTDDMANIYATIKGNKDLPSIMIGSHIDSIENGCNNDGLLGVLTALEIVETIVTENIEHKHPITVVIWTNKEGARFEPAMMSSGVISGKFQRDVILSAVDSDGITFKEALEASGYMGEEENRLNSKNCVAFIEAYRDKEYILYNDKVDIGVAEGKHGVFNYSSEYIKIIEKNAREYSCSCKKIDNSYGYDAQFISEIVPTALIFIPCKKEASLFKENCVQLDDWVKCTNVILKTIIDIDKNL; this comes from the coding sequence ATGACTACAGCTATTATGACATGCAGCAAGGAAAGATTAGATGACAAAATAAGAATTTTCAGTAAATTTGGTGACAGTGGTAAAGGAACAATAACAAGATTATCATTATCACCTGAAGAAATAGAAGCACGAGAGGAATTATGCAAAAGATGCAGGAACCTAGGAATGGAAATTAAAACTGATGATATGGCCAATATTTATGCAACAATAAAAGGAAATAAAGATCTTCCTTCCATAATGATTGGTTCTCACATTGATTCTATAGAGAATGGATGCAATAATGATGGGCTTTTAGGAGTACTCACAGCACTTGAAATAGTCGAAACAATTGTAACAGAAAATATTGAGCATAAGCATCCAATAACAGTAGTTATATGGACTAATAAAGAAGGAGCTCGGTTTGAACCAGCAATGATGTCATCAGGTGTAATTTCAGGTAAGTTTCAAAGAGATGTAATACTGTCTGCTGTAGATAGTGATGGAATAACCTTTAAAGAGGCACTTGAAGCAAGTGGCTACATGGGTGAGGAAGAAAACAGGCTGAATTCTAAAAATTGTGTTGCATTTATAGAAGCATATAGAGATAAGGAATATATTTTATATAACGACAAAGTTGATATTGGAGTCGCTGAGGGAAAACATGGAGTATTTAATTATAGCTCTGAATATATTAAAATCATAGAAAAAAATGCAAGGGAATATAGTTGTTCTTGTAAGAAAATAGATAATAGTTATGGATATGATGCTCAATTTATATCAGAGATAGTTCCAACTGCATTGATTTTTATTCCATGTAAAAAAGAAGCTAGCCTGTTTAAAGAAAATTGTGTGCAGCTTGATGACTGGGTAAAATGTACAAATGTAATTCTAAAAACAATAATAGATATTGATAAAAATTTATAA
- a CDS encoding aminotransferase class III-fold pyridoxal phosphate-dependent enzyme, with protein MNGEEIKSTLKKYNLQSWSKQKNINPIPIKKGDGIYFWDYDDNRYTDMSAQLVNMNLGFGNKAINDAIKEQVDKFCFVGPSYGAESRAKLSKKIIELMPDNMGKVFFTNAGAESNENAVKIARMFTGKSKIFSRYRSYHGSSFGAGNLTGEPRRYALEPGVPGFIKFFDPYIYREAIEFKCEEDATDYYIKKLREQILYEGSDSIAGIVLETVTGSNGIIIPPKGYLPGIRKLCDEFNILMICDEVMAGWGRTGKMFAFENFDVKPDIVTFAKAVTCGYVQLGGVVVSKEIAEYFDDNLLSCGLTYSGHPLACAAGVACVNYYEEANILENVNKVGKVLGEKLEAMKESHPCVGDVRYIGLFSAVELVKDKTTKEPLVPYGKDPDGIMGKIIGLLKERKFMTYSHENMVLIAPPLIITEEQLKEELIKLDEVLEIVDNQFI; from the coding sequence ATGAATGGTGAAGAAATTAAAAGCACATTAAAAAAATACAATTTACAATCTTGGAGTAAACAAAAAAACATTAACCCAATACCTATAAAAAAGGGTGATGGAATTTATTTTTGGGATTATGATGATAATCGCTATACAGATATGTCAGCTCAACTTGTAAATATGAATTTAGGATTTGGAAATAAGGCAATAAATGATGCAATAAAAGAACAGGTTGATAAATTTTGTTTTGTAGGACCGTCTTATGGGGCTGAATCTCGTGCAAAACTTTCAAAAAAGATAATAGAATTAATGCCAGACAATATGGGGAAGGTATTTTTTACAAATGCAGGTGCTGAATCAAATGAAAATGCTGTTAAAATAGCTAGAATGTTTACAGGAAAATCTAAAATATTCAGCAGATACAGAAGTTATCATGGATCTTCATTTGGTGCAGGTAATCTTACTGGAGAGCCAAGAAGATATGCCTTAGAACCAGGCGTTCCGGGGTTTATTAAATTTTTTGATCCATATATATACAGAGAGGCTATTGAATTTAAATGTGAAGAGGATGCTACAGATTATTATATAAAAAAGCTTAGAGAACAGATATTATATGAAGGATCAGATAGCATTGCAGGTATTGTACTTGAAACAGTAACTGGATCTAATGGAATCATTATTCCTCCTAAAGGATATCTTCCAGGAATAAGAAAATTATGTGATGAATTCAATATATTAATGATTTGTGATGAAGTAATGGCTGGATGGGGACGTACTGGTAAAATGTTTGCTTTTGAAAACTTTGATGTAAAGCCTGATATTGTTACTTTTGCAAAAGCTGTTACATGTGGTTATGTACAGCTTGGCGGAGTTGTTGTGAGCAAGGAAATTGCAGAATACTTTGATGATAATCTTTTATCTTGCGGATTAACTTATAGTGGACATCCACTTGCATGTGCAGCAGGAGTTGCTTGTGTTAATTACTACGAAGAAGCAAATATTTTAGAAAATGTAAATAAAGTTGGGAAAGTTCTTGGAGAAAAGCTTGAAGCTATGAAGGAATCTCATCCATGTGTTGGAGATGTAAGATATATTGGATTATTTTCAGCAGTAGAACTTGTTAAGGATAAAACTACAAAAGAACCATTAGTACCTTATGGAAAAGATCCAGATGGAATAATGGGAAAGATAATAGGGTTATTAAAGGAAAGAAAATTCATGACATATTCTCATGAAAATATGGTTCTAATTGCACCTCCATTAATAATTACTGAAGAACAGCTTAAAGAAGAGCTTATTAAATTAGATGAAGTTCTTGAAATTGTGGACAATCAATTTATTTAA
- a CDS encoding imm11 family protein, with product MDYFLIEQDKRCTNVPQLTDINTNIKRRYINRQDEGKIQNEMVLYVKSSEWNNYIDIMDKQLFIVSEEVKKVFEKYDEDIKFKMIAVTDFERSVQHIYYLPIFEEVEGLSEKAEYGFNKMVINKIVLDYKKIREKKIFKLKESDKTAIICRLDVVESLLRRNFKGIAYKKLYIEKEEI from the coding sequence ATGGATTATTTTTTAATAGAACAGGATAAAAGATGTACAAACGTCCCTCAGCTTACAGATATTAATACAAATATTAAAAGAAGATATATAAATAGGCAGGATGAAGGCAAGATTCAGAATGAAATGGTTCTTTATGTAAAGTCAAGTGAATGGAACAATTACATTGATATTATGGACAAACAGTTATTCATTGTTTCAGAAGAAGTCAAGAAAGTCTTTGAAAAGTATGATGAAGATATTAAATTTAAGATGATTGCCGTAACTGATTTTGAAAGATCAGTCCAGCATATTTATTATCTTCCTATATTTGAAGAAGTTGAAGGATTGAGTGAAAAAGCGGAGTATGGATTTAACAAAATGGTAATTAACAAGATTGTTCTTGATTATAAAAAAATAAGAGAGAAGAAGATATTTAAGTTAAAAGAAAGTGATAAGACAGCCATAATCTGTCGGCTTGATGTAGTTGAAAGTCTTTTGAGAAGAAATTTTAAGGGGATAGCTTATAAAAAATTATATATAGAAAAAGAAGAAATTTAG
- a CDS encoding DUF4280 domain-containing protein has product MSDYYVVRGAKMSCSKGSNERKINLPVSHGSYAKGKPILNKKDSKPENISYFGVCTGGACMDDEEITVIDKNGCTKTGKKCKPITLLDWVKTKDDTLIEGEPALTTESVIFCSHGGNIKFVTSGQEDE; this is encoded by the coding sequence ATGTCAGATTATTATGTTGTTAGAGGTGCTAAGATGTCATGCAGCAAAGGAAGCAACGAGAGAAAAATTAATCTTCCAGTAAGTCATGGAAGTTATGCAAAAGGAAAACCTATTTTAAATAAAAAAGACTCAAAGCCAGAAAATATAAGTTACTTTGGTGTATGTACTGGCGGAGCATGTATGGATGATGAAGAAATTACAGTTATAGATAAAAATGGGTGCACAAAAACAGGAAAAAAGTGTAAGCCTATTACACTACTGGATTGGGTAAAGACAAAGGATGATACATTAATTGAAGGGGAGCCTGCTCTTACGACAGAATCAGTAATATTTTGTTCTCATGGAGGAAATATAAAATTTGTAACAAGCGGACAGGAAGATGAATAA
- a CDS encoding phage tail protein: MEKGYVYTQGDIIIEPFVFTKILDLKIVQEINEHSKLYISGIVSDEYDYSDKYVETCTENTRIKVSLKDDKENITDVFYGVITDISLDSFNDVKTLNIEALSYTYLMDIEKKCRSFQCDTLTYEEILKEVNNSYSSMCMIDNTTNGQTIDKLLVQYNETDWQFVKRICSHFNTAAIAYCRLEGIRYSIGKLGSDYLHSLDEFNYCVKMGLKDYRKKSKSISNFDFNAINFVSYEIKTSIILDLYNPIEFRNKYFYVYKCETYIENRVIVNKYILRSDKDMLLRKNYNEKLAGISLEGKILDTKSDVVKVNLEIDGYSNRTDNTEWIPYSTVFSSPDGTGWYCMPEVGDAIRIYFPDADEKNSYAISSVNLESTDNEKRCDPSVKSLGTKYGKEIVMKPGAIDIISSSNTMSLDDGGGINISSSSQIYMNAPDITLDGGKISIRGKDEVEIKQGGASILVKDDVTMSGGKINTQ, encoded by the coding sequence ATGGAAAAGGGATATGTATATACGCAGGGTGATATTATAATAGAACCTTTTGTATTTACGAAGATATTAGACTTAAAAATAGTTCAAGAAATCAATGAGCATTCAAAACTTTACATAAGTGGAATTGTTTCAGATGAATATGACTATTCAGATAAATATGTTGAAACATGTACTGAAAATACAAGAATAAAAGTTTCTTTAAAGGATGATAAAGAGAATATAACAGATGTATTTTACGGTGTGATTACTGATATATCATTAGATTCTTTTAATGATGTAAAAACTCTTAATATTGAAGCACTTAGCTATACATATTTAATGGATATTGAAAAGAAATGTAGAAGCTTTCAATGTGATACTTTAACCTATGAAGAAATACTTAAAGAAGTAAATAATAGTTATAGCAGTATGTGTATGATTGATAATACAACAAATGGACAAACTATTGACAAACTACTTGTTCAGTATAATGAAACTGATTGGCAATTTGTTAAAAGAATCTGTTCACATTTCAATACAGCAGCTATAGCTTATTGTAGACTTGAAGGAATAAGATATTCAATTGGAAAGCTTGGATCAGATTATCTTCATTCATTAGATGAATTCAATTATTGTGTGAAAATGGGATTAAAGGATTATAGAAAAAAATCAAAATCTATTAGTAATTTTGACTTTAACGCAATTAATTTTGTGAGTTATGAAATTAAGACAAGTATTATTTTAGATTTATACAATCCAATTGAATTCAGAAATAAATATTTTTATGTATACAAATGTGAAACATATATTGAAAATAGAGTAATAGTGAACAAATATATTTTAAGAAGTGATAAGGATATGCTTCTTAGGAAAAATTATAATGAAAAGCTTGCAGGGATATCTCTTGAAGGAAAGATACTTGATACAAAGAGTGATGTTGTTAAAGTAAACCTGGAAATTGATGGATACTCAAATAGAACTGATAATACAGAATGGATTCCATATTCTACAGTATTTTCATCACCAGATGGAACAGGATGGTACTGTATGCCAGAAGTAGGGGATGCTATAAGAATATATTTTCCAGATGCAGATGAAAAGAATTCTTATGCAATAAGTTCAGTTAATCTTGAATCTACAGATAATGAAAAAAGGTGTGATCCTTCAGTGAAGAGTTTAGGAACAAAATATGGCAAGGAAATTGTAATGAAACCAGGTGCAATTGATATTATTTCAAGCAGTAATACAATGAGCCTTGATGATGGTGGCGGAATTAATATAAGTAGCAGTAGTCAGATATATATGAATGCACCAGATATAACGTTAGATGGGGGAAAGATATCCATAAGAGGAAAAGATGAGGTAGAAATAAAACAGGGTGGAGCATCTATACTTGTAAAAGATGATGTAACAATGAGTGGTGGAAAAATTAATACACAGTAA
- a CDS encoding HNH/endonuclease VII fold putative polymorphic toxin: protein MYSMPIVGTSARLYFSNEMCVEPIVTGCVRTNGSSCEQFSDTSNRYFVTESDNHLDMLPGAVNFSRPGLSVNLNDDDGISLNSSSSLYAGAGSIILDAGKVLIIAKDKVTIDKNKQSTLSIENECYTDASGVVYENGSCREDFEAFTDDEPTAGVVAAFGVAAKALLVGAVAGINAAFSSLGGESTITAGEEKKFSTVDKLKSYGYGILGGISKFSTGCRQSMDWVGEHLLDYDRPNGEGGKSYRQISQENDARDEASYNKLREKAPCKTAFENSSNISETTLDLASLAMGVYGVKQLVSSGANYLRMNKSYINANISEAAQNSKILKQAISNIKQNPKGITLPSDIGAFNKYVSDVKGEFDALKNIKNGTKVAGSAKAGVSGSIDDMVKACEGGSNPNINRRQALNKAKDSASIPRSQQPTRQWTIGDDITKKGGNYKNYEYSDNITHHGRYYEYDTPQGKKIIVEHTNDLAQGLHTHAGEVPKGANPLMYDFKNPDNRYKPINKDTDHHIRYR from the coding sequence ATGTACAGTATGCCAATAGTAGGAACTAGTGCAAGGCTGTATTTTTCAAATGAAATGTGTGTTGAACCAATAGTAACTGGATGTGTGAGAACAAATGGAAGTTCATGTGAACAGTTTTCAGATACAAGCAATAGATACTTTGTAACAGAAAGTGATAATCATCTAGATATGCTGCCAGGTGCAGTTAATTTTTCAAGACCAGGATTAAGCGTAAACTTAAATGATGATGATGGAATAAGTTTAAACAGTTCTAGTTCGTTATATGCAGGTGCAGGAAGCATAATATTAGATGCAGGAAAAGTATTGATAATAGCAAAAGACAAAGTAACAATAGACAAAAATAAGCAGAGCACATTATCTATTGAAAATGAATGTTATACAGATGCAAGCGGAGTAGTGTATGAAAATGGAAGCTGCAGGGAAGACTTTGAAGCATTTACAGATGATGAACCTACAGCAGGAGTTGTGGCAGCATTTGGGGTAGCAGCAAAGGCATTGCTTGTAGGTGCAGTAGCTGGAATTAATGCAGCATTCAGCAGTCTTGGGGGAGAAAGTACAATTACAGCAGGTGAAGAAAAGAAATTTTCGACAGTAGATAAATTAAAAAGTTATGGATATGGAATCCTTGGTGGAATAAGTAAGTTCAGTACTGGGTGTAGACAGTCTATGGACTGGGTAGGGGAACATTTATTAGATTATGATAGACCAAATGGTGAAGGTGGAAAATCATATAGACAAATTTCACAGGAAAATGATGCAAGAGATGAGGCTTCTTATAATAAGTTGAGAGAAAAAGCACCATGTAAAACTGCATTTGAGAATTCTAGTAATATATCAGAAACCACATTAGACTTAGCATCACTGGCAATGGGTGTTTATGGAGTAAAGCAGCTTGTAAGTTCGGGTGCTAATTATTTAAGAATGAATAAATCTTATATAAATGCAAACATAAGCGAGGCTGCACAAAATTCAAAGATATTAAAGCAGGCAATAAGCAACATTAAACAGAATCCTAAAGGAATAACACTTCCAAGTGATATTGGAGCGTTTAATAAGTATGTATCAGATGTAAAAGGAGAATTTGATGCATTAAAGAATATAAAGAATGGTACTAAAGTTGCCGGTAGTGCTAAAGCTGGTGTAAGTGGTAGTATTGATGATATGGTTAAGGCTTGTGAAGGGGGTAGTAACCCTAATATTAATAGAAGGCAAGCATTAAATAAAGCTAAAGATAGTGCATCTATACCAAGGTCGCAACAGCCGACTAGACAGTGGACTATTGGGGATGATATAACAAAAAAGGGTGGAAATTATAAAAACTATGAATATAGTGACAATATAACACATCATGGAAGATATTATGAATATGATACACCACAAGGCAAAAAGATTATTGTGGAGCATACAAATGATTTAGCACAGGGATTACATACACATGCAGGAGAAGTACCAAAAGGAGCTAATCCGTTGATGTATGATTTTAAGAATCCTGATAATAGATATAAACCTATTAATAAAGATACTGACCATCATATTAGATACAGATAA